A single Eulemur rufifrons isolate Redbay chromosome 9, OSU_ERuf_1, whole genome shotgun sequence DNA region contains:
- the MPO gene encoding myeloperoxidase, whose protein sequence is MKLLLALAGLLAILAMPQPSEGAAPAVPGEVETSVVLTCMEEAKRLVDKAYKERRESIRQRLRSGSASPMELLSYFKQPVAATRTAVRAADYLHVALGLLEGKLRSRWRGPFNVTDVLTPAQLSLLSKSSGCAYQDLGMTCPENDKYRTITGHCNNRRSLTLGASNRPFVRWLPAEYEDGFSLPFGWTAGVKRNGFAVPLARAVSNEIVRFPTEQLTPDQERSLMFMQWGQLIDHDLDFTPEPAARASFLTGLNCETSCLQQPPCFPLKIPPNDPRIKNQQDCIPFFRSCPACPGSNITIRNQINALTSFVDASMVYGSEDPLANKLRNNSNQLGLLAVNTRFHDNGRALLPFDSLHDDPCLLTNRSVRIPCFLAGDTRSSEMPELTSMHTLFLREHNRLATQLKRLNPSWSGETLYQEARKIVGAMVQIITYRDYLPLVLGPEAMKKYLPKYSGYNDSVDPRISNVFTNAFRYGHTLIQPFMFRLDNRYQPVAINPRVPLSRVFFATWRVVLEGGIDPILRGLMATPAKLNRQNQIVVDEIRERLFEQVMRIGLDLPALNMQRSRDHGLPGYNAWRRFCGLPQPNTVGELGTVLKNLDLARKLMEQYGTPDNIDIWIGGVAEPLKNKGRVGPLLACLIGTQFRKLRDGDRFWWQNKGVFTTRQQQALGKISLPRIICDNTGITTVSKNNIFMSNSFPRDFVNCSTLPPLDLAAWREKA, encoded by the exons ATGAAGCTGCTCCTGGCCCTAGCAGGGCTCCTGGCCATTCTGGCCATGCCCCAGCCCTCTGAGGGTGCTGCTCCAG CTGTGCCAGGGGAGGTGGAGACCTCGGTGGTGCTGACCTGCATGGAGGAGGCCAAGCGGCTAGTGGACAAGGCCTACAAGGAGCGGCGGGAAAG CATCAGGCAGCGGCTTCGCAGTGGCTCGGCCAGCCCCATGGAACTCCTGTCCTACTTCAAGCAGCCTGTGGCAGCCACCAGGACTGCAGTGAGGGCTGCTGACTACCTGCACGTGGCTCTGGGCCTGCTGGAGGGGAAGCTGCGGTCCCGGTGGCGGGGGCCCTTCAATGTCACTG ATGTTCTGACGCCCGCCCAGCTGAGCCTGCTGTCCAAGTCAAGCGGCTGCGCCTACCAGGACTTGGGGATGACGTGCCCCGAGAACGACAAGTACCGCACCATCACCGGGCATTGCAACAACAG ACGCAGCCTCACGCTGGGGGCCTCCAACCGCCCCTTTGTGCGCTGGCTGCCTGCGGAGTACGAGGATGGCTTCTCGCTGCCCTTCGGCTGGACCGCTGGGGTCAAGCGAAACGGCTTCGCGGTGCCCCTG GCTCGCGCCGTCTCCAACGAGATCGTGCGCTTCCCCACGGAGCAGCTGACCCCGGACCAGGAGCGCTCGCTCATGTTCATGCAGTGGGGCCAGCTCATCGACCACGACCTCGATTTCACCCCCGAACCGGCAGCCCGGGCCTCCTTCCTCACGGGCCTCAACTGCGAGACCAGCTGCCTGCAGCAGCCGCCCTGCTTCCCGCTCAAG ATCCCGCCCAATGACCCCCGCATCAAGAACCAACAAGACTGTATCCCCTTCTTCCGCTCCTGCCCGGCCTGCCCTGGGAGCAACATCACTATCCGCAATCAGATCAACGCGCTCACCTCTTTCGTGGATGCCAGCATGGTGTATGGCAGTGAGGACCCCCTGGCCAACAAGCTGCGCAACAATAGCAACCAGCTGGGGCTGCTGGCCGTCAACACCCGCTTCCATGACAACGGCCGGGCCTTGCTGCCCTTTGACAGCCTGCACGACGACCCCTGTCTGCTCACCAACCGCTCTGTGCGCATCCCCTGCTTCCTGGCAG GGGACACCCGCTCCAGTGAGATGCCTGAGCTCACCTCCATGCACACCCTCTTTCTGCGGGAGCACAACCGGCTGGCCACACAGCTCAAGCGCCTGAACCCCAGCTGGAGTGGAGAGACGCTCTACCAGGAGGCCCGGAAGATTGTGGGGGCCATGGTCCAG ATTATCACTTACCGGGACTACTTGCCCCTGGTGTTGGGGCCAGAGGCCATGAAGAAGTACCTGCCCAAGTATAGCGGCTACAATGACTCAGTGGACCCGCGCATCTCCAATGTCTTCACCAACGCCTTCCGCTATGGCCACACCCTCATCCAACCCTTCATGTTCCGCCTGGACAATCGGTACCAGCCCGTGGCGATAAACCCCCGTGTCCCACTCAGCAGGGTTTTTTTTGCCACCTGGAGGGTAGTGCTGGAAG GTGGCATTGACCCCATCCTCCGGGGCCTCATGGCCACGCCTGCCAAACTGAATCGCCAGAACCAAATCGTGGTGGATGAGATCCGGGAGCGATTGTTTGAGCAGGTCATGAGGATCGGGCTGGACCTGCCCGCTCTGAACATGCAGCGCAGCCGGGACCACGGCCTCCCAG GGTACAATGCCTGGCGGCGCTTCTGCGGGCTCCCGCAGCCCAACACGGTGGGCGAGCTGGGCACGGTGCTGAAGAACCTGGACCTGGCGAGGAAGCTGATGGAGCAGTACGGCACGCCCGACAACATCGACATCTGGATAGGCGGCGTGGCCGAGCCCCTGAAGAACAAAGGCCGCGTGGGCCCCCTCCTGGCCTGCCTCATAGGCACCCAGTTCAGGAAGCTCCGGGACGGTGATCG GTTTTGGTGGCAGAACAAGGGCGTGTTCACCACACGGCAGCAGCAGGCCCTGGGCAAGATCTCCTTGCCCCGAATCATCTGCGACAACACGGGCATCACCACCGTGTCCAAGAACAACATCTTCATGTCTAACTCCTTTCCCCGGGACTTTGTCAACTGCAGTACACTTCCTCCGTTGGACCTGGCTGCCTGGAGGGAAAAGGCCTAG